GAGCGGgcgttttcttttttctcttgtgTCTCTGATCAACCGAGACAAACAACCTAGTAGTTGTGCTGGCCTCGGTTGAATGGACGctgttattttttgtttctaatattGTAAGAATCTTAGATTCtgaattttagttaattttattttttaaattgctgTTTAGCAGCACCCAAACAGTAGATTAGCGTCACTTCAATGCATCTTCCCCGTTgttgtttaattatatttgaaagttaTTATCAAGGTGTTCTTTTATGGGATTGTTAGGTTAAAGTTTTGAACTACTTTTCTCAAATTTCAAGAGCTAagatcaatgaaaattttgctttcagaagtaagaaatttttttggaacTGCTAACAAAACTTTGcctaataatttatatttctttttattgtgttgttgattttcatttgtttatgaaCAATGTcttgaattttgttttggaaatgattttttttgcttttgagaCTGACAATCTTTGATTTTATAGGTGTTTACCCTGTGAGACCACAAGTTCCAGCAGTAGGAGGATATGAGGGAGTTGGAGAAGTACACTCTTTGGGCTCTGCAGTTAAGGGACTTTCTCCTGGTGATTGGGTGATCCCATCTCCTCCCTCTTCTGGTAACACTCTCTTTTTCTAATTTGGATATCACAAAGTTATTATAAGTTTTGCATCACTTCATTGCTGGCATTCCAATACTTTGAAATGCACATTTCAATGCCTTTAGACGGAAAACACAAAATTAACTATGAGTATGTGAAATCCTTACACAGCCAGTTGAAGCAAAACTAGAAAATGCTACATCTTAAGTATCCAATCATTTGACAACAAAACACCAAGAGAATTCATATCAAAACATGTGTGCTTTGCATGATCTTATTGGATAAAATTTGTTCTGCATAGGAACATGGCAGACATATGTTGTGAAAGAGCAGAGTGTCTGGCACAAAATTAATAAAGATGTGCCTATGGAATATGCGGCCACTGTTACTATTAATCCTTTGACCGCACTAAGAATGCTTGAAGACTTTGGCAATCTAAATCCAGGTATGTCTTTAGTGctaaaaatttgtaatttcttttatatgtgTTTCCCTGATTAGTATGGGTATGAATAGGTGATGCTATTGTGCAAAATGGGGCTACAAGCATTGTGGGCCAGTGCATCATTCAGCTTGCACAAATTCGTGGCATCCACAGCATTAATATAATAAGAGACAGGTGCTGATTGGAAACTTTGAtaccaaaaaacttgttttcatctaagTTTTTCAGTGCATGGTCGTGtcaaacttaaataattaagtgGCATTCAGCATTCTCTTGCATTTGCATGTGTTTCCAGTTGATCTTGTTCATGTATGAAACTTGGCTGATACGCATTTACTTGCGACTTCTTTAGTCTTCCTGGAATTCATCCACTTCGTGGTATAAAACCTTTTGTAGCATCTTGGcctttttatttaatacttaaGTGAATGTTTTTGaggtttcaaatatttttgcaaaatatttatatttatggacaactGATCAAAACACAGAAGTTTATTGCATCATTAGATCCTTGTCCATGCATCAACAAAGGCTTTTGAGCCCCCTCAAGTTAACACTAATATCACTTTATCTTTTGATGGAATATTGTCCTTTTTCATCTTGTCCATGCATAGGTGATTACTTTTGtccttaattttttcaaagGGTGTTAAACTCTGGTGCCAAGTAACAACCTTATTGCTTTGTTGAATGTCCACCACACTAGTCAATCATCAGATGGTGACTTTCTTCCAGTATCCCCTCTCAGATTCTCTGCCAACTGGCTGTAGGTGCATATGGACAAGCATCCCCAGAGGCATCATCAATTTGACTTTTCTAGGTTGCATATAAATGCATGGATTCTCTTGTTATTGTATTGAAACCCACATAGTTGACTTCAACAATGGTAGGGTGAGTTCAGTGGCCTAACTTGCAGTTGGGGAAGCCTAGTATGATTTGTTGGATTTTGTCCAATTGGTGTCAAGCTTTCTGTAACCATCTATTATTCTCAGACCTCATGATGAGAGTCTTCCATGATTATGATAGTTTTCTTGCAGTTCCTAGTTTGCCCTGCTTCCCGTTCCTTTTGATTTGATACCTTCTGAAAATCATTGACACATTTGATGAAGATGAGGGAAGTATTGTGAATCAATTGGTCAACCAGTTGGATGTTGTAAAGTACAGTGACAAGGAATTGATTAAAGGTGTACAGACTCaatatcataatataaacaaaGGAATGAGAAGTGATATACGTCTGAATAAGAAGTGTGTGCTGATAATTTTAAGATTGTGGCTTCCTGCAGGTGTCTAATATAAGTGAGTGATGGAGTTTATTTGACTACATGTCTAAACAGATTGAAGAATAATTTGGCATTTGCTTCcagcaaaagaaattttatatgGGGAATTTCACCATTGTTTATCATCCTCCTCTTGCTACAGGGTTGGATCAgatgaagtaaaagaaaaacttaAGGGGCTTGGTGCTGATGAAGTGTTCACTGAGAGTCAATTGGAAGTTAAGAATGTCAAAGGCCTCCTGGTATCTTATCTATTGCCCCAGTATAGTTGATACTTTCTGATGTAGGGAGGTGTTTATTCTTTATGATATGTCTTTGGTGTCGCTAAAGATTGTGCTTTATAgtagttaattttatttcttggatTTTTCGGTCATAGCactcaaattttccattttacaTTTAATTAATATGCTAGGCTAATTTACCGGAACCTGCTTTGGGATTCAACTGTGTTGGTGGCAATCCTGCCACTTTGGTTCTCAAATTCTTGAGGTGAGATGTGCTTGGAAATTAAGCtacttttttttgttctaaaatcTTCTTCTAGGGAGCTGATAAATTCTTGTCTTCAGGCAGGGGGGAACTATGGTAACATATGGTGGAATGTCTAAGAAACCTATCACTGTTTCAACttcatctttcatttttaaGGTAATCCATGACATCAGATCCTGTTTCTTTCTGTTTTAGTCCATTGTTATTGTTGTCAATTTTGGTGCAAACTTTAGAGACTAAACAAGAAATCGCACATTCCTGAGATAAGTCCTTGTTAATTATTATATGCTTGTGTAGCAcactctccctctctctttttttcctatttccCCTCAACCCAATCCGCATGTTGCTATCCAATTGTCTAGATTATTTGGATGAGATTAGGCTGTCAGTAAAGCTTCATAGCTGCTTGGTTTGTTCAATTCTATCCAGATCTTTGGGATGATATAATGCTCTTggattgttaaaattatttggatGAAATTAGATTGATAAAGCAAGTCTCTTAGCTTCTTGGTTTGTCCAGAACGATAAAAAGAGGTCTCTTGCCTTTGCAGGCTTTTCTATCAATATCTTTGTGACATCTTTGGTTCCAGTAGCATCCTAACTTTTCCAGGCTTGCTATAACAATGTAACAAACTAGATATATGATGGTTTTTGTTCTCTGTTAAGTCAAATTATTCTGGTTTAAGTGGTTGTATTTGAGTTCCATTTCATCCATTTGGAATGCTCAATCTTCCATAAAGAAGTTTCTACAAAGCATATGGAAGTAAGCTGAGGTATAAAGAGGCCAAAAGTTGGAAAGGGAAAAATGGTAAATCTGGATTGAGAAGACTGGTGGAGTGCCGATATGAAGGAAAATTTCCTTAGACTTTTATGACTGTTTATGAGAAAGGTCAAATTAACTAAAGTCTTAAACAGGCCTGATATTAAACAGAATGTTGcagatctctctctctctagataGCCATGTATTTTCTTCACAGCCTTTGTCATATATGACACCctaatatctatttattttcagGATCTTTCCTTGAGGGGATTCTGGCTGCAGAAATGGATGAGTTCAGATAAAGCAAAGGAGTCCAGAAAGATGATAGATTACCTTTTGGGGCTCACACAAGAGGGAAAGATAAAATACGAGTATGTTGACcttctaaagaaaaaataaattgatccCATGAGTGTGAACCTGGCATGATGCTGGATAATTTGATGCATGGGATCAACAGTTTATTCTGCATATCATTTTGGGTGTTACCTGGCAAGAGTCATATGGGcaatatgataaaataaggtTTTGTCAGATAGACTCAACACTTACCAAGATATAGCACATTTTCTTTTACAGCATTTATTGACCTCTTTAGGTTTGTGACAGAATCACCAACTACGTGTCCTGCTGGTCAGGATCATATCCATCTATTACacaatatatcataaaattatcttattttaagtaaataatgaaattttgattAGAACTTTGTTAAATGCTTAGTTCTAAGGAGAGAAATCAGTGATGTAATGCTGATTTAACAAACTCTGGGAAGGTTTCTGATATGTCCCCTTTTTATCATCCAACTTATGCCTCTGGAAATGAGATTGCCGGCTGGGAATGTGGAGCCACCAAAATGAACACTGGGATCAATgagtttttttaactttctggGCTGGCAACACCATGCTGCTTTACTACATGTATCACTAGTTTCAAGGGTTCTTGATTATATCTACATGCTGTCTAGTGCTGACTTTGCTCATTGAGACATCTTTGTTTTCAGGATGGAGCTGGTTCCTTTCAGCAATTTTCATGCTGCTTTGGATAAGGCCCTTGGAAAATTTGGAAGCCAACCCAAACAAGTCATAAAATTCTAATCCCAAAGTGGGAACTGAGGTAGGTGTTTCTGAAGTTTTAGAGGGAATTGGGGTAAGTTTTTCTGTGTATATCTTTCAAACCGGGGTTGTTCCATAGCAtttgaaatgaagaaattaGATATGTTAGGTATCGTTTGGATAGGATACACTacctgttttttatttttttaaaaacagaaaatagtaataacttatatataaaaataaaaactttgatACAGAATGTATAGACTTATCTTATATCCTtgaaaaattcttcaaaaaattttaaaatttgagtgaGTAAAGATTTTTttgatacttttattttttaaaacaaattttaaaagcaattcCTCTTTCTAATTTGAGACCCTaaatgtttttgtattttatatcaaaattattatttttggtttttaaaaataagaaacagaAGGTGTATCTAAGCGaacatttaaatttgtttttgcCCCTATGGTGCACATGCGGTAGTTCAACCGAAAGATTGACTTGTAGAAACGTCCTAGTTGGAGATCAGGTTAAACTGTTTAACCGTACGTTAATGAAAGATCTCCTTTAGATTTAGTtgtgtttatatataatttataattcaaTTGCTAATTTCAGGTGCAAGACTACAGGAATTGGCAGACAGCACTTCAaactccctttttttttttaacaaatggGATTTTGTGGATCTTCCGAGGGTGCAACTTTTGAAGCAATATGTAGTCAAGTAATAATGCAAAGGGTTATTTGCAAATGGATGGATGTCTGGCATATATCTAGCGTTAGAGACGTGAGAGATACAAGTGCTGAATAATGAAGATTTCATCCACCCATGACGAAGCTTGTTTTGAATCAAAACTGGATCCTGCCAGTTTCACCTCTCAAAAAAGGTGAATTACATTCTCAGTTGAATGACCCCAGTCCAGTTCTCCATATAGGCCATATAGTTTTCCAAGAAATCCTCTCCAGCCCACATCCCTATAGGGCCAAGGAACTGGAACGTTATTTCTAAATAAACATTTCCCTATTACTTTTCCTTTTAGTCGTATCGTTGTCTCcctctcttttgttttttttttttttttttttttgatccgacacttttcaaaataattattactttGGGAAAGAATGTATGGGTGTAGAAGCTTCATGAGCTGCACTCCTTTGTCAATATAAAGTCCACTGCCTCCTCCACAGTGTCGACAACCTGCACAGGCAAAAAAGATGAGTGTCAAATTGGGACTTGTGATCTTAAAATCTGGAAATTCATGCATATTGTTTAATGAGTTCTCCGGGACAGCTAATATgctgaaaatttcaaatttcagaaAGAacgggataaaaaaaaatgctttttaagtattaaaatatgggcgcaaaacaggggaaaagaaaaagcgATTTTTATCTCTATTGCAACAGGAAGAGATGAATACAGTCAAATAAAGACTATGTTAGGATtctaaaagtaaaagtaaatgaaaatgaaaaaatagataaaaatttaataagttatttttatgtattactttaaatttattttacaaattttcactCTTCTATCTAAAgattaaacaaattgaaaacgTATaactttttacaaattttaattatattttatcttcttttctattttttaggatataagaaaatcattttttttaacattttttttccttaatattttcttgaaaCCAATGGTGTAAAACTTATAGAAATGAAACCTGATATGTAAACAAACTTCTAAGAATTCAACAATCACTGACCAGATCTGCTGGAAATTTAGCATGATTTTCCTTTCCCTTGAAAACCCCGGTCCTTGTCAAAATAGAAAACCATGGATGTCCTGCCTGAAATGCAAAATATGGAATCCCATTCCTTCATCACCAAAGACTCACATAAGTGACTGGCTTGGAAACCAAATTCTTAGTCATAGAGAAGCAAACCTGACGAGCACCATTTATGTCAACTGAAGGATTATCTCCTATCATATACAGTGTTTTGAAAGGATGACTTCCAGCATTTCCATGATTCTCAGCCTCAAGGTTATGATGGAGAGATGACACATGTTGTGACAATATGGTTTCAGCATTCTTGAACACAGACGGGCTCGGCTTCCCGAATGATGTATATTCCAGAGCTTTAGGGTGGATTCTGCATATTAAAACTAGTAGGCATTAGAATAATCTGTGGTATCATGTGAGACCTGAAATTCAGGGAATATGATCATTTCTCTTCAGCCTAGTAATAACATTATAGATGATTGTCAATTTTGTCATTGGCGCCGCCTTAATTGCTAATGCCTCGATAGATGATTCATCTCCTGAATCTCATTTTAGGGGAATTGCATTCATTTGTCCCATAACATTTTCGCTTTGTTTGGttccttgaaaatttgagaaaaaatgtgatggaaagaaaat
The sequence above is drawn from the Vitis riparia cultivar Riparia Gloire de Montpellier isolate 1030 chromosome 6, EGFV_Vit.rip_1.0, whole genome shotgun sequence genome and encodes:
- the LOC117916511 gene encoding enoyl-[acyl-carrier-protein] reductase, mitochondrial, translated to MALVRLATARTHYGSSFLCLRSASLPRCWSQIRAFSAAMSPPSSAVVYEHHGPPESVTRVVELPPVEVKENDFCVKMLAAPINPSDINRIEGVYPVRPQVPAVGGYEGVGEVHSLGSAVKGLSPGDWVIPSPPSSGTWQTYVVKEQSVWHKINKDVPMEYAATVTINPLTALRMLEDFGNLNPGDAIVQNGATSIVGQCIIQLAQIRGIHSINIIRDRVGSDEVKEKLKGLGADEVFTESQLEVKNVKGLLANLPEPALGFNCVGGNPATLVLKFLRQGGTMVTYGGMSKKPITVSTSSFIFKDLSLRGFWLQKWMSSDKAKESRKMIDYLLGLTQEGKIKYEMELVPFSNFHAALDKALGKFGSQPKQVIKF